The DNA sequence CAGTTCTTGCGCTAGGGCAACCGCCTTACGGGCATAGTTGATGGCTTTAGAAGAGGGGTCGTGTGTGTTGTGTGCTCTGGCCAGGGCATTAAAGAGTTGCAACCGAGTTCGTTGGTCAGTAGAATTATGGAGCAACTCCCTTAGACTATCCAAGACAGGATGTGTATTTTGGGCCTGTAGTCTATTACTTACTCCCCAAAACAACATCTCCACTAAAAACAGCATCAACAAATACCTATAAATAGTAAGTCTGTGCATATCATCTGAATACTCCAAAACAAATCTAACAAAAGTAAGTCGCAACTAGCTGCCAAGCACGATGTTTTTTATTATGTACTCAATTTTATTTGTTGGAAAAACACTACCGTTTGGCGGCTAAAAAGCGCTTTCGGTCTTAATAATGATACCTCATAGCAACAGTTAGTGTTCATTAGTGGTCTGTTTGATACCTTTGTTTACTACTTTTTACTTCTCTACCCCCTCAAGGCCGTCGTATTATGATTAGTCAAGAAATTATCGACCTGTACGATGAATATACACACCAACCACTGAGCCGGCACGAGTTTTTGCAGCGTTTGGCGCAGATAGCTGGAGGTGCAGCAGCAGCAGCGCTCTTGTTGCCTTTGTTGGAGCCAAGGTATATTCCGCTAGCTCCGACAGATAGCGACAAGATTTTCACCGAATATGGCCACTATACAGGGGTCAATGGGCAGATGCAGGCTTATATTGCCCGCCCCAAGGCCAAAAAAGCCTACCCTACCGTCATCGTCATTCACGAAAACCGTGGGCTTACCCCTCATATCGAAGATGTGGCTCGTCGTGTGGCGCAAGCCGGTTTTTTGGCTGTAGCGCCCAATGCACTTTCGCCCCTTGGTACACAACCAGCAGACGAGGACGAGGCCCGACAGCTTTTTACTACACTCGCCGCAGAGGATAACTTGCAGAATTTCTTGCGTGCCTTCGACTACATTGCTACGCGCAAAGACAGCAACCAAAGTATCGGCTGTGTGGGATTTTGTTGGGGTGGGCTGATGGCCAATACCTTGGCCACTAAGGTGCCAACATTGAAGGCGGCCATTGGATTCTATGGCCGACAGCCTGCGCTAGAAGCCGTACCCAATATCCGGGCAGCCATACAACTACACTATGCCTCGCTCGATACCCGTGTAAATGAGGGCGCAGCCGCCTATGAAGAAGCGCTGAAAGCAGCCCATATTGAACACGAAATCTATTGGTATGAAA is a window from the Eisenibacter elegans DSM 3317 genome containing:
- a CDS encoding dienelactone hydrolase family protein; its protein translation is MISQEIIDLYDEYTHQPLSRHEFLQRLAQIAGGAAAAALLLPLLEPRYIPLAPTDSDKIFTEYGHYTGVNGQMQAYIARPKAKKAYPTVIVIHENRGLTPHIEDVARRVAQAGFLAVAPNALSPLGTQPADEDEARQLFTTLAAEDNLQNFLRAFDYIATRKDSNQSIGCVGFCWGGLMANTLATKVPTLKAAIGFYGRQPALEAVPNIRAAIQLHYASLDTRVNEGAAAYEEALKAAHIEHEIYWYENAQHAFHNDTSVARYDASAAQLAWQRSIAFFQKHL